A window of the Hevea brasiliensis isolate MT/VB/25A 57/8 chromosome 6, ASM3005281v1, whole genome shotgun sequence genome harbors these coding sequences:
- the LOC110647009 gene encoding ABC transporter C family member 8 isoform X2, producing MMAFLETSLGRLSWICKEELDLGSPCTQRTIIDAVNLLFLAVFYLFLLVGSVRKHRVRGGNERDRIFGVVSICCALISIAYLGVGLWDLIVENDKFNHLIWLFYLVRGLVWISLAVSLIVKISKWNTILVTVWWLSFSLLASALNIEILAGAHGIHVLDILPWPVNLLLLFCAFRNFSHFTSQQAPHESISEPLLGEKEVKNQSKLAHASFLSKLMFSWINPLLKLGYSKPLNLEDIPSLDPEDEANIAYQKFAIAWDSLVRENNSYNTRNLVLWAVTNVHFKENIFVGVCALLRTIAVVVLPLLLYAFVNYSNLDQQNLYHGLSIVGCLFLVKIVESLSQRHCFFLSRLSGMRMRSALMVAVYQKQLKLSSLGRRRHSTGEIVNYIAVDAYRMGEFPWWFHAAWSLVLQLFLSIVVLFGVVGLGALTGLVPLLICGLLNMPFARFLQKCQYEFMIAQDERLRATSEILNSMKIIKLQSWEDKFKSLIESCRENEFKWLAESQFKKACATLLYWSSPTIISSVIFLGCALFRSAPLNASTIFTVLATLRGMAEPVNTIPEALSAMIQVKVSFDRINTFLLDDEPKNESLSIIPSQNSDQSIMIQGGKFSWDPELMTPTLREVNLDVKWGQKIAICGPVGAGKSSLLYAILGEMPKISGTVNVFGSIAYVSQTSWIQSGTVRDNILYGKPMDEARYEKAIKACALDKDINSFNHGDLIEIGQRGLNMSGGQKQRIQLARAVYNDADIYLLDDPFSAVDAHTAAILFNDCIMTALENKTVILVTHQVEFLSAVDRIMVMDGGQITQSGSYEQLLMAGTAFEQLMNAHKDSITALGASNYQSQGKSLTVDTVRPDESNMSYTTKQNSEGDISAKGVPVVQLTEDEEKETGDVGWKPFLDYLLVSKGMLLACLGILCQSGFVGFQAAATYWLAYAIQIPKLNSGILIGVYALISTLSAVFVYLRSFFTAHMGLKASKSFFSAFTDAIFKAPMLFFDSTPVGRILTRASSDLSILDFDIPFAFIFVVTPLLQLVATVGIMASVTWQVVIVAILALAGSKYVQDYYLASARELIRINGTTKAPVMNYAAETSLGVVTIRAFKMVDRFYQNYLKLVDKDAVLFFHSNGALEWLVMRIEALQNVTLLTASLLLVLLPKGAVAPGLVGLSLSQALSLTTVQVFLTRWYCNLSNYIISIERIKQFTHIPQEPAAIVEDKRPASSWPFKGRIELKELKIRYRPNAPLVLKGISCTFEQGTRVGVVGRTGCGKTTLVSALFRLVEPASGQILIDGLDICSIGLKDLRMKLSIIPQEPTLFRGSVRTNLDPLGLYSDHEIWEALEKCQLKATIRGLPNQLDTSVSDEGENWSAGQRQLFCLGRVLLRRNRILVLDEATASIDSATDAILQRIIRQQFLECTVITVAHRVPTVIDSDMVMVLSYGKLLEYDKPSRLMEINSSFSKLVAEYWSTCRRNSYNNFAAEFPDIVNQS from the exons ATGATGGCATTCTTGGAGACTTCACTTG GGAGACTTTCTTGGATTTGTAAGGAAGAACTCGACTTGGGTTCTCCATGCACACAAAGAACTATCATAGATGCTGTAAATCTGCTATTCCTTGCCGTCTTCTATCTGTTTTTGCTTGTAGGTTCTGTCAGAAAACATCGAGTCAGAGGAGGCAATGAAAGGGACCGGATCTTTGGGGTGGTTTCAATCTGCTGTGCTCTTATTAGCATCGCATACCTTGGTGTTGGATTATGGGATCTAATAGTTGAAAACGATAAATTCAATCATTTGATCTGGTTGTTTTATCTTGTCAGAGGACTAGTTTGGATTTCCTTGGCAGTTTCCCTGATTGTTAAAATATCCAAATGGAATACAATTCTCGTTACTGTTTGGTGgttgtctttttctttattgGCTTCAGCCCTAAATATTGAAATTTTAGCAGGAGCACATGGCATCCACGTTCTGGACATTCTGCCATGGCCTGTAAACCTTTTGCTTCTATTTTGTGCTTTTAGAAATTTCAGTCATTTTACTTCTCAACAAGCCCCACATGAGAGCATATCTGAACCTCTATTAGGTGAAAAGGAGGTAAAGAATCAATCAAAACTAGCCCATGCCAGTTTTCTTAGCAAATTGATGTTTTCTTGGATTAATCCTTTGCTTAAGTTAGGCTACTCAAAACCTTTAAATCTTGAAGATATCCCTTCTTTAGATCCTGAGGATGAAGCTAATATAGCCTACCAAAAGTTTGCTATTGCATGGGACTCACTTGTAAGAGAGAATAACTCATACAACACTAGGAACTTGGTTCTTTGGGCTGTTACAAATGTACATTTCAAAGAAAATATATTCGTAGGTGTGTGTGCTTTGCTTAGGACAATTGCAGTAGTAGTTCTTCCTCTCCTGCTGTATGCTTTTGTAAATTACTCCAATCTTGATCAGCAAAACCTGTATCATGGTCTTTCTATAGTAGGGTGTCTATTTCTTGTAAAGATAGTTGAGTCCTTGTCTCAAAGGCATTGCTTTTTCCTATCAAGACTGTCAGGAATGAGAATGAGATCAGCCTTAATGGTGGCAGTCTACCAAAAGCAGCTCAAACTTTCAAGTTTGGGAAGAAGAAGGCACTCAACAGGTGAGATTGTGAATTACATTGCAGTGGATGCCTACAGAATGGGAGAATTTCCTTGGTGGTTTCACGCAGCATGGAGTCTTGTACTACAACTGTTTCTATCCATTGTCGTTCTTTTTGGGGTTGTTGGTCTTGGCGCACTTACTGGATTAGTTCCTCTCCTCATATGCGGACTTCTCAACATGCCGTTTGCAAGATTTCTACAAAAATGTCAATACGAATTTATGATTGCTCAAGATGAACGCCTCAGGGCTACTTCCGAGATCCTGAACAGTATGAAAATCATAAAGCTACAATCATGGGAAGACAAGTTCAAGAGTTTAATTGAATCCTGCCGAGAAAATGAATTCAAATGGTTGGCTGAATCACAGTTCAAGAAAGCCTGTGCTACTCTCTTATATTGGTCGTCTCCAACAATCATTTCTTCTGTCATCTTCCTGGGATGTGCTCTTTTCAGAAGTGCTCCATTGAATGCTAGTACCATTTTCACAGTTCTTGCAACATTGAGGGGAATGGCGGAGCCTGTCAATACAATACCTGAGGCTCTTTCAGCTATGATCCAAGTCAAGGTCTCTTTTGATAGAATCAATACTTTTTTACTGGATGATGAACCTAAGAATGAAAGCTTAAGTATAATTCCATCTCAGAACTCAGATCAAAGTATTATGATTCAAGGAGGCAAATTCAGCTGGGATCCTGAACTAATGACGCCAACATTGAGAGAAGTGAACCTGGATGTCAAATGGGGGCAAAAAATTGCAATTTGTGGGCCAGTTGGGGCTGGAAAATCATCACTATTGTATGCCATACTTGGGGAGATGCCTAAAATTTCAGGaaca GTTAATGTATTTGGATCCATTGCCTATGTTTCTCAAACTTCTTGGATTCAAAGTGGAACTGTTCGTGATAACATACTCTATGGAAAGCCAATGGACGAGGCCAGATATGAGAAGGCAATAAAAGCATGCGCTTTAGACAAGGACATTAACAGTTTCAATCATGGAGATCTCATAGAAATAGGCCAAAGAGGACTTAATATGAGCGGGGGGCAGAAGCAGAGGATTCAACTTGCTCGTGCTGTCTATAATGATGCTGATATCTATCTCCTTGATGATCCTTTTAGTGCAGTAGATGCACATACTGCTGCAATTCTATTCAAT GACTGCATCATGACTGCCTTGGAAAACAAAACTGTCATACTAGTGACTCACCAAGTGGAGTTCCTCTCGGCAGTGGACAGAATTATG GTCATGGACGGTGGGCAAATTACTCAATCAGGAAGCTATGAACAGCTCTTGATGGCTGGGACAGCATTTGAACAGCTtatgaatgctcataaggattcAATAACAGCATTGGGAGCTTCAAACTATCAAAGTCAAGGAAAATCTCTGACTGTAGATACGGTTAGGCCAGATGAGTCTAATATGTCTTATACCACTAAACAAAACAGTGAAGGAGATATTTCTGCAAAGGGTGTGCCTGTAGTGCAGCTaacagaagatgaagagaaggagaCGGGAGATGTTGGATGGAAGCCATTCCTCGATTATCTACTTGTCTCAAAGGGAATGCTTCTTGCATGCCTTGGCATACTATGTCAAAGTGGTTTTGTTGGTTTTCAGGCTGCTGCAACTTATTGGCTGGCATATGCTATTCAAATTCCGAAACTCAATAGTGGCATTTTGATCGGAGTTTATGCTCTGATATCAACACTCAGTGCTGTTTTTGTATATTTGAGGTCTTTTTTCACAGCCCATATGGGATTAAAAGCTTCTAAATCCTTCTTCTCTGCCTTCACCGATGCAATTTTTAAAGCTCCTATGCTCTTCTTTGATTCTACCCCAGTTGGACGGATTCTGACTCGT GCTTCCTCAGATTTGAGTATCTTGGATTTTGACATTCCTTTCGCCTTTATCTTTGTGGTGACTCCTCTTCTACAGCTTGTAGCAACAGTAGGAATCATGGCCTCAGTCACGTGGCAGGTTGTCATTGTAGCCATCCTTGCTTTAGCAGGTTCAAAATATGTTCAG GATTATTATTTAGCCTCCGCAAGGGAATTGATAAGGATCAATGGTACAACAAAAGCTCCTGTCATGAATTATGCAGCTGAGACATCACTTGGTGTAGTGACAATAAGAGCTTTCAAGATGGTGGATAGGTTCTACCAGAACTACCTAAAGCTTGTGGACAAGGATGCTGTACTTTTCTTCCATTCTAATGGAGCCTTGGAGTGGCTAGTTATGAGGATAGAGGCATTGCAAAATGTGACTTTATTAACTGCTTCTCTTCTACTTGTATTGCTTCCAAAGGGCGCTGTAGCTCCTG GACTTGTGGGACTTTCATTGTCTCAAGCATTGTCACTTACCACCGTCCAAGTTTTCCTGACACGTTGGTATTGCAACTTATCCAACTACATCATATCAATTGAACGGATCAAGCAGTTCACGCATATTCCACAAGAACCTGCGGCGATTGTGGAGGACAAAAGACCAGCATCTTCCTGGCCCTTTAAGGGTAGGATAGAGCTTAAAGaattgaag ATAAGATATCGTCCAAATGCTCCACTAGTTCTTAAGGGAATTAGCTGCACGTTCGAGCAAGGGACTAGAGTAGGAGTTGTGGGGAGAACCGGATGTGGCAAAACCACTCTAGTCAGCGCTTTGTTTCGCTTAGTGGAGCCTGCAAGTGGCCAAATTCTTATAGATGGACTTGACATATGTTCTATTGGTCTTAAGGATTTGAGGATGAAGCTCAGCATCATCCCTCAGGAGCCAACACTTTTCAGGGGTAGCGTTCGAACTAATTTGGATCCTTTAGGCCTGTACTCCGATCATGAAATATGGGAG GCTTTAGAGAAGTGTCAGCTTAAGGCAACAATAAGAGGTCTGCCTAATCAGTTGGACACATCAG TGAGCGATGAAGGTGAAAATTGGAGCGCTGGGCAACGCCAACTCTTTTGCCTAGGAAGAGTCCTTCTCAGGAGAAACAGAATTTTAGTTCTAGATGAAGCTACTGCATCCATTGACTCTGCTACTGATGCCATTCTACAAAGAATTATCAGACAACAATTCTTAGAATGTACAGTAATAACAGTGGCACACAGAGTTCCAACTGTTATAGACAGTGACATGGTTATGGTCCTCTCTTATG GGAAATTGTTGGAGTATGATAAACCTTCGAGGCTTATGGAGATTAACTCTAGCTTCTCCAAGCTTGTAGCTGAATACTGGTCTACTTGCAGGAGGAACTCCTACAACAACTTTGCAGCAGAATTCCCTGATATTGTGAATCAATCATAA